From Ochotona princeps isolate mOchPri1 chromosome X, mOchPri1.hap1, whole genome shotgun sequence, one genomic window encodes:
- the LOC105941970 gene encoding LOW QUALITY PROTEIN: olfactory receptor 13H1 (The sequence of the model RefSeq protein was modified relative to this genomic sequence to represent the inferred CDS: inserted 2 bases in 2 codons) has product MAMDNDTAVFEFLLIGISSYPELNAMFFTLVPTTYLGTLLGNGLIIFLIHFDPHLHTLMYFSLSHPSFLDLCYGTTSKPQVLVXCFSTNPYLSYSKYLTQMSASLALTTTECFLLAIMAYDRVVTISSPLCYSLVMNGPVCVWFAATSWGASLVLTTMLVLSLRLRFCEANAINHFVYNXSLIKLACSDTRLNELMILITAIFILLLPFVFVLLSYIQIATAVLRIHSLKGRFKAFSTCGSHVTVVTIFYGAAISMYMKPQSKSSSYQDKFISVFYGALTPMLNPLIYSLRNKDVKEAMRKVMAKRA; this is encoded by the exons atGGCCATGGACAATGACACAGCAGTGTTTGAGTTTCTCCTTATTGGCATCTCCAGTTATCCTGAGTTGAATGCCATGTTTTTCACATTGGTGCCAACAACTTACTTAGGCACATTGTTGGGAAATGGACTTATCATCTTTCTGATCCACTTTGACCCCCACCTCCACACTCTGATGTACTTTTCCCTTAGTCACCCGTCTTTCTTAGACCTTTGCTATGGAACGACCTCCAAGCCCCAGGTCTTGG ATTGTTTTTCCACCAATCCCTACCTCTCTTATTCAAAATATTTGACCCAAATGAGTGCCTCCCTGGCTTTGACCACAACAGAGTGTTTCCTACTGGCCATCATGGCCTATGACCGTGTGGTTACTATCAGCAGCCCACTGTGCTATTCACTGGTCATGAATGGCCCAGTTTGTGTCTGGTTTGCTGCTACTTCATGGGGGGCATCACTTGTGCTCACTACAATGCTTGTTTTATCTCTAAGGCTTCGTTTCTGTGAGGCTAATGCCATCAATCATTTTGTCTACA ATTCTCTCATTAAGCTGGCTTGTTCTGACACCCGCCTCAATGAGCTTATGATCCTCATCACTGCCATTTTCATCCTGCTTCTACCCTTTGTGTTTGTTCTCCTCTCCTATATCCAAATTGCTACTGCTGTCCTCAGGATTCACTCACTTAAGGGCAGGTTCAAGGCCTTTTCCACTTGTGGTTCTCATGTAACGGTGGTAACAATCTTCTATGGGGCAGCCATATCCATGTACATGAAGCCTCAATCCAAGTCCTCCTCTTACCAGGACAAgtttatttcagtattttatgGAGCCTTGACACCCATGCTGAACCCCCTGATATACAGCCTAAGGAATAAAGATGTTAAAGAGGCAATGAGGAAAGTTATGGCTAAAAGGGCATAA